A stretch of Methanobrevibacter sp. YE315 DNA encodes these proteins:
- the pyrB gene encoding aspartate carbamoyltransferase, which translates to MISIFRLKNIISIKDFEREDIEYILNEASKLENIAKSKETCEELKGKILGLMFFEPSTRTKLSFETAIKRLGGDGIGFENSGSSSVSKGESIADTAKMFEGYCDALVIRHELEGVSKFISGIVDVPVINAGDGAGQHPTQTLLDLYTIKNEIGSIDNLKIALIGDLKFGRTVHSLSNALSLFNNVKIYLVSPKELKMPQEILIDLNKTNIEYEEVDNIESIIDDVDVLYVTRIQKERFPDIDDYMKIKGAYVINKKMLEGKDLIVMHPLPRIDEIAGDVDDTKYNKYFTQAANAVPVRMAILKTLIKNNPK; encoded by the coding sequence TTGATTAGCATTTTTAGATTAAAAAACATAATTTCAATAAAAGACTTTGAAAGGGAAGATATTGAATATATCTTAAACGAAGCATCAAAATTAGAAAACATCGCAAAATCAAAAGAAACCTGTGAAGAATTAAAAGGAAAAATTCTAGGATTAATGTTTTTTGAACCTTCAACAAGGACAAAACTGTCTTTTGAAACAGCCATTAAACGTTTGGGCGGAGACGGTATCGGATTTGAAAACAGCGGATCAAGCTCTGTTTCTAAAGGAGAAAGCATTGCCGATACTGCAAAAATGTTTGAAGGCTACTGTGATGCCCTGGTAATAAGACACGAACTCGAAGGCGTGTCAAAATTCATATCCGGCATTGTAGATGTTCCTGTAATTAATGCCGGTGACGGTGCAGGCCAACACCCAACACAGACACTGCTCGACTTATACACAATAAAAAATGAAATAGGATCAATTGATAATCTAAAAATCGCTTTAATCGGAGACCTTAAATTCGGCCGTACAGTTCATTCCCTATCAAATGCTTTAAGCTTATTCAATAATGTGAAAATCTATTTAGTATCTCCAAAAGAACTAAAAATGCCTCAGGAAATCTTAATCGATTTGAATAAAACAAACATTGAATATGAAGAAGTAGACAATATCGAAAGCATTATTGATGACGTCGATGTATTATATGTCACAAGAATACAGAAGGAACGTTTCCCGGATATCGACGATTATATGAAAATAAAAGGCGCGTATGTAATCAACAAAAAAATGCTTGAAGGAAAAGACCTGATTGTGATGCATCCATTACCTAGAATCGATGAAATAGCCGGTGACGTTGATGACACAAAATACAATAAGTATTTCACTCAGGCAGCAAATGCCGTTCCTGTCAGGATGGCTATTCTAAAAACATTAATTAAAAACAACCCTAAATAG
- a CDS encoding Cdc6/Cdc18 family protein translates to MENIFDELEKTDTTNPIIFKDKAPLDHRYLPDKLVHREEQIKLIAKNWVDVLSNVTPSNVTLYGKTGTGKTAASKFAREQLIDIARRKNVFVKVEYIRCTDYTTEYQVLAELCNKLGRDVPNRGWTKGEVVNTFRDIFKTNAFGRKLHLIVILDEIDILLDKDGDGILYTLTRTENVSVLCISNYLDFKNLIKSRVTSSLNDKEIVFPPYGADQLSDILLERAQLSFNDDVLESDVIPLCSAMAAKEEGDARYALDLLKNAGELAFDEDSNVVTGDHVRRAKDKIEHNKVIEIISTLPLQQQRVLEAILTLTKQDEEITSGKLYDAYKEVSKKDAVTYRRIFDFINELEMLGIISTNTISRGRGKGRTNIIKLQCDEELLETTLSPI, encoded by the coding sequence ATGGAAAACATTTTCGATGAATTAGAAAAAACTGATACTACTAACCCCATTATTTTCAAAGATAAAGCTCCATTAGATCATAGATATTTACCTGATAAATTAGTCCACAGGGAAGAACAGATAAAGTTGATAGCTAAAAATTGGGTGGATGTCTTAAGTAATGTGACTCCATCAAACGTGACTCTTTACGGTAAGACAGGAACTGGAAAAACTGCAGCATCAAAATTTGCTCGCGAACAGCTTATTGACATAGCACGCAGAAAAAATGTTTTTGTAAAAGTTGAATACATCAGATGCACAGATTACACAACAGAATATCAGGTACTCGCTGAATTGTGTAATAAGTTAGGCCGTGACGTTCCAAACCGCGGTTGGACCAAAGGTGAAGTTGTAAACACCTTCAGGGATATTTTCAAAACCAATGCATTCGGCAGAAAACTGCATTTGATTGTTATTTTGGACGAAATTGATATTTTGCTTGATAAAGACGGTGATGGAATATTATATACACTTACCAGAACAGAAAACGTATCAGTTTTATGTATCAGTAATTATTTGGACTTTAAGAATTTGATCAAGTCAAGAGTTACAAGCAGTTTAAACGATAAAGAAATTGTATTTCCACCTTATGGAGCAGACCAGCTATCAGATATTTTATTGGAAAGGGCTCAGTTGTCCTTTAATGATGATGTTTTGGAAAGTGATGTGATTCCTTTGTGTTCAGCCATGGCTGCAAAAGAAGAGGGCGATGCTCGTTATGCTCTTGATTTACTTAAAAACGCAGGCGAATTGGCTTTCGATGAAGATTCCAATGTCGTAACTGGAGATCATGTTAGGAGAGCAAAAGATAAAATCGAGCATAATAAGGTCATTGAAATCATATCTACATTGCCGCTTCAGCAACAAAGGGTTTTAGAAGCCATTTTAACATTAACAAAACAGGATGAGGAGATAACTTCCGGTAAATTATATGATGCGTATAAAGAAGTTTCTAAAAAGGATGCTGTAACTTACAGAAGAATATTTGATTTTATCAATGAATTGGAAATGTTGGGTATCATTTCCACCAATACAATTTCACGTGGACGTGGAAAAGGAAGAACCAATATTATTAAGCTTCAGTGTGATGAAGAATTACTTGAAACAACCCTTTCCCCTATTTAG
- a CDS encoding DUF2299 domain-containing protein, whose translation MNIEDKVKEWLLDESYLREKKYDENADFHFIVEFPKDNIMDVVKPKGKDCIIVACATQVSPEHLELMTEASPKVKKDFILDLNFGLNKFLVDYELQINQDLLQQFIITDQIFEDGLTKDNFIRTLKRVFKSKLHCIWLIDKKFGGFSKPQQPSNENSMFV comes from the coding sequence ATGAACATTGAAGATAAAGTTAAAGAATGGTTACTTGATGAAAGTTACTTAAGGGAAAAGAAATATGATGAAAACGCTGATTTTCATTTTATCGTTGAGTTCCCAAAAGACAATATAATGGATGTTGTAAAACCAAAAGGAAAAGATTGTATCATTGTTGCTTGCGCTACACAGGTTTCCCCTGAACATTTGGAATTGATGACAGAAGCAAGCCCAAAAGTCAAAAAAGATTTTATTCTTGATTTGAACTTCGGATTAAACAAGTTCTTGGTTGACTATGAACTTCAAATAAATCAGGATTTATTACAGCAGTTTATCATCACTGATCAAATTTTTGAAGATGGATTGACCAAAGATAACTTTATTAGAACATTGAAAAGAGTTTTCAAGTCAAAATTACATTGTATCTGGTTAATCGACAAAAAATTTGGTGGATTTTCAAAACCTCAACAGCCTTCAAACGAAAACAGCATGTTCGTTTAG
- a CDS encoding cobalamin biosynthesis protein, with amino-acid sequence MIEYNELLNGIIFGNANDIVSFRLFLFVIFCLVFSLAIDWFYGELPGRIHPVVIIGSIISFFKDIFIRIKNKLSGLFLVLCTCLVSGLILFIIYWICSFNTLVLIIAFSILLSSTYSVNMLLQTAIDVKNDLNESIDKARKSVSYLVSRNTEELTESFIVSAVIESLTENITDSYVAPIFYYFVFALIILFYPINNQIYYLLLVPVIYRIFNTLDAMVGYKTDELIYIGFLPAKIDDILNYIPSRIAGLFVVVSAYLLGLDGKNSYKIMRRDARKCPSPNSGYTMASTAGALNIQLIKKDTYILGDNNKDIIADDITNAVNLSKLAIVLFTITIVVLFTLIYVIL; translated from the coding sequence ATGATTGAATATAATGAATTACTCAATGGAATAATATTTGGAAATGCAAATGATATTGTTTCATTCAGATTATTTTTATTTGTTATATTTTGTCTTGTTTTCTCTCTTGCAATCGATTGGTTTTATGGAGAGCTTCCAGGAAGGATTCATCCTGTCGTAATAATCGGATCAATCATTTCTTTTTTTAAGGATATTTTCATCAGAATTAAAAACAAACTTTCAGGATTGTTTTTGGTGCTGTGCACATGTCTTGTTTCAGGTTTGATATTGTTCATAATCTATTGGATATGTTCATTCAATACGCTTGTTTTAATAATTGCATTTTCAATTTTACTTTCATCGACATATTCCGTCAACATGCTTCTGCAGACAGCCATTGATGTTAAGAATGACTTGAATGAAAGCATTGATAAGGCAAGAAAATCTGTTTCCTATTTGGTGAGTAGGAACACAGAAGAGTTGACTGAAAGCTTTATCGTATCTGCAGTCATTGAAAGTTTGACAGAAAACATCACGGATTCCTATGTTGCACCAATATTTTACTATTTTGTTTTTGCTTTGATTATTCTGTTTTATCCGATAAATAATCAAATTTATTATTTATTGCTAGTACCGGTGATTTATAGGATTTTCAACACTCTCGATGCTATGGTCGGATATAAGACTGATGAATTGATTTATATTGGATTTCTTCCCGCAAAGATTGATGATATTTTAAATTATATTCCATCAAGAATTGCAGGACTGTTTGTTGTTGTTTCTGCATATCTGCTTGGATTGGATGGTAAAAACAGTTATAAGATAATGAGAAGGGATGCACGCAAATGTCCATCTCCAAATTCCGGATACACAATGGCTTCAACAGCCGGGGCATTGAATATTCAACTAATCAAAAAGGATACTTATATTTTAGGTGATAATAATAAAGATATAATTGCAGATGACATTACAAATGCGGTTAACCTGTCAAAACTAGCAATAGTGTTGTTTACAATTACAATTGTTGTCTTATTTACATTGATTTATGTGATATTATGA
- a CDS encoding cobalt-precorrin 5A hydrolase, whose amino-acid sequence MKIAIISVSKKGQDLALKLKEKLDHDSTVIRTDLYHKNVKKYFPILFQEYDSIIAIMASGILIRSIAPLIESKATDPAILNIDDNGNFVISTLSGHLGGANKLTEKIAKLIDATPVITTSTDVNKKLGIDVIAKDLYLSIDNTSEILFFNKAILEGKEISFEVNPNKNFDYLYEYLNSVTLEIDVSIEFSSKVNTNEIHVKHDSHKIILKEREIVVGIGCRRGKECEKIYSAFKKSIDDLNIHESRVNMLTSAEIKKDEKGILELSKHLDKPVYFVELDKIKLFESKDIQKSEFVKSKFGIYGVCEPSALITAGFDSELIYKKTSYDGVTIAVAISKD is encoded by the coding sequence ATGAAAATTGCTATCATTTCTGTTTCAAAAAAAGGTCAGGATTTGGCTTTAAAACTAAAGGAAAAATTGGATCATGATTCAACAGTCATAAGGACAGACCTGTATCATAAAAATGTTAAAAAGTATTTTCCGATTTTATTTCAGGAATATGATTCTATAATTGCAATAATGGCATCAGGAATTCTAATCAGGTCAATCGCACCATTGATTGAATCAAAGGCTACAGATCCAGCAATATTGAATATTGATGATAATGGAAATTTCGTTATTTCAACCTTGTCAGGTCATTTGGGAGGTGCAAACAAGCTGACAGAAAAGATTGCAAAGCTGATTGATGCAACACCCGTCATAACCACATCCACTGATGTAAATAAAAAATTAGGCATCGACGTAATTGCAAAGGATTTGTATTTGTCGATAGACAACACCAGTGAAATCCTGTTTTTCAACAAGGCCATTCTTGAAGGAAAGGAAATTTCATTTGAGGTAAATCCTAACAAAAATTTTGATTATTTATATGAATACCTGAACAGTGTTACACTTGAAATAGATGTTTCTATTGAATTTTCATCTAAAGTAAATACAAATGAAATTCATGTCAAACACGACAGCCATAAAATTATTTTGAAGGAAAGGGAAATAGTTGTTGGAATCGGCTGCAGGCGAGGAAAGGAATGTGAAAAGATTTATTCTGCTTTTAAAAAATCAATTGATGACTTGAATATTCATGAATCCAGAGTCAACATGCTGACATCCGCTGAAATAAAAAAAGACGAAAAAGGCATATTGGAACTTTCAAAACATTTAGATAAACCGGTTTATTTTGTTGAATTGGATAAGATTAAATTGTTTGAATCCAAAGATATTCAAAAATCAGAATTCGTAAAATCAAAATTTGGAATTTATGGCGTTTGTGAGCCTTCAGCGTTAATTACAGCAGGTTTCGATTCAGAATTGATATATAAGAAAACATCTTATGATGGTGTTACAATAGCTGTTGCTATCTCAAAAGATTAA
- a CDS encoding UPF0147 family protein, which translates to MSNQIINEVCEILEYIMDNNTVPRNIREAASESNDLLKDEEQDQSVRISTVLGKLDEISNDPNIPVHARTLIWEVLSKLESI; encoded by the coding sequence ATGAGTAATCAAATTATTAATGAAGTCTGTGAAATTCTTGAATATATTATGGATAACAATACTGTTCCTCGTAACATCAGAGAAGCAGCTAGTGAATCAAACGATTTGCTTAAGGATGAAGAACAAGATCAATCTGTCAGAATAAGTACTGTTCTTGGCAAACTTGATGAAATTAGTAACGACCCAAACATTCCAGTTCATGCAAGAACTTTAATATGGGAAGTTTTATCTAAATTAGAATCAATCTAA